From a region of the candidate division KSB1 bacterium genome:
- a CDS encoding aminodeoxychorismate/anthranilate synthase component II, protein MIAVIDNYDSFTYNLVQFLGCLGQQIEVYRNDQITIADLERLAPDRIVISPGPGWPKDAGITMGVIEHFASRIPILGVCLGHQAIGQVFGGKIVLAPEMMHGKSSNIFHEERGIFKNVTNPFKAGRYHSLMVAPESLPETLKITARTDDNVIMAISHKTYPTVGVQFHPESILTEQGMLILENFLYL, encoded by the coding sequence ATGATTGCCGTGATTGATAATTATGATTCGTTCACCTATAACTTAGTTCAGTTCCTCGGTTGTCTGGGGCAACAAATTGAAGTCTATCGCAATGATCAAATCACGATTGCCGACCTTGAGCGGTTGGCTCCTGATCGGATTGTCATCTCTCCAGGGCCAGGTTGGCCGAAAGATGCGGGCATCACGATGGGGGTGATTGAGCATTTTGCTTCAAGGATCCCAATTTTGGGAGTTTGTTTAGGTCATCAGGCCATTGGTCAGGTGTTCGGCGGTAAAATTGTGCTAGCGCCCGAAATGATGCATGGAAAATCTTCGAACATTTTTCATGAAGAAAGGGGTATTTTCAAAAATGTGACAAATCCGTTCAAAGCCGGGCGTTACCATTCATTAATGGTTGCTCCTGAGTCACTACCAGAGACACTCAAAATTACGGCGCGTACGGATGATAATGTGATCATGGCGATAAGCCATAAGACCTATCCTACCGTAGGCGTCCAATTTCACCCCGAATCAATTTTAACAGAGCAGGGAATGCTAATTTTAGAAAATTTTTTGTATCTTTAG
- the aroF gene encoding 3-deoxy-7-phosphoheptulonate synthase, translating into MLIVMHVNSTQEQIEKVKQKILDLNLQPHVIPGQSRCAIGITGNKGPISPEHFKGLPGVVQCISVTKPYKLVSREIRQENTVIDLKDVQIGGDKIAIIAGPCSVETEDQIFTIAHQLAKMGIKIFRGGAFKPRTSPYSFQGLGKKGLELLAQVRRETGMKIISESVDAETLDLVTEYADIIQIGARNMYNYSLLKRVGKIAKPVLLKRGFSATLEEFLMAAEYILDEGNFQVILCERGIRTFSDYSRNTLDMNLIPAIKQLSHLPIIIDPSHASGDRNFVLPLARGAIAVGADGIMIEVHHDPENALSDGAQSLYPMQVKILMEQIQEIAKIIR; encoded by the coding sequence ATGTTAATCGTCATGCATGTCAATTCGACACAAGAGCAAATTGAAAAAGTCAAACAAAAAATATTAGATTTGAATTTGCAGCCCCATGTCATCCCGGGTCAGTCCCGTTGTGCAATTGGCATTACTGGGAACAAAGGACCCATTTCACCCGAGCATTTCAAGGGTCTGCCTGGCGTGGTACAATGTATTTCTGTGACTAAGCCCTACAAACTCGTCAGTCGTGAGATTCGGCAGGAAAATACAGTGATTGACCTGAAGGATGTCCAGATCGGCGGCGACAAAATCGCCATTATTGCAGGCCCTTGTTCGGTAGAGACCGAAGATCAAATTTTCACCATCGCCCATCAGCTTGCAAAGATGGGGATCAAAATCTTTCGAGGGGGAGCTTTCAAACCTCGAACTTCCCCATACTCATTCCAAGGATTGGGGAAAAAAGGATTGGAGCTTCTTGCGCAAGTGAGGCGAGAAACGGGAATGAAGATCATATCAGAATCTGTCGATGCTGAGACATTGGATCTGGTCACAGAATATGCAGACATTATCCAAATTGGCGCAAGAAATATGTATAATTACAGCTTGCTTAAACGGGTAGGGAAAATAGCCAAACCCGTCCTATTGAAACGGGGATTTTCAGCCACATTGGAAGAATTTTTAATGGCAGCAGAATACATTCTCGATGAAGGGAATTTTCAAGTCATTTTGTGTGAACGCGGCATAAGGACCTTCTCCGATTATTCACGCAATACGCTGGATATGAACCTGATTCCTGCGATCAAGCAATTAAGCCACCTGCCAATTATTATAGACCCCAGCCATGCCAGCGGCGATCGCAATTTCGTCCTGCCGTTAGCCCGTGGAGCAATCGCCGTGGGTGCCGATGGTATCATGATTGAAGTCCATCATGATCCAGAGAATGCACTGAGCGATGGTGCTCAATCGCTCTATCCAATGCAAGTGAAAATACTAATGGAGCAGATTCAAGAAATCGCTAAAATAATTCGATGA
- the trpC gene encoding indole-3-glycerol phosphate synthase TrpC: MNLYHIVQKVKERIREQKKIAPMEWYQSPRFPHQNPNLFKQAFEQPGIQLIAEIKRASPTAGTITKDFDPAAIALDYATAGAAAISVVTEPDFFQGSLEILNKVRQVVSIPLLRKDFIIDPYQIYQARYFGANCVLLIASILSDDELKEFSKLAADLQMNVLLEIHDEQELDRALPIETAIIGINNRDLKTFQVDLHTSFRLIEKIPSDRIVVSESGIKDHHEVKALEQAGFKGILVGEFLMRLNDKRHGVESLLGNTLTQNKKKDHFDPPVAEERPD; the protein is encoded by the coding sequence ATGAATCTTTATCATATCGTGCAAAAGGTTAAAGAACGAATACGTGAACAAAAGAAAATAGCTCCCATGGAATGGTATCAAAGTCCAAGATTTCCCCATCAGAATCCGAATTTATTCAAACAGGCGTTCGAGCAGCCTGGAATTCAATTAATTGCGGAAATCAAAAGGGCTTCCCCAACAGCGGGAACGATTACCAAGGATTTTGATCCCGCTGCCATCGCCTTGGATTATGCCACTGCGGGCGCGGCCGCTATTTCCGTCGTCACAGAACCCGATTTTTTCCAGGGCTCTTTAGAAATTTTGAACAAAGTTCGCCAGGTTGTCTCAATCCCCTTATTGCGCAAAGATTTCATCATCGATCCATATCAAATCTATCAAGCGCGATATTTTGGAGCGAACTGCGTTTTGTTGATTGCAAGCATTCTTTCAGACGACGAACTGAAAGAATTTTCTAAATTAGCCGCTGACTTGCAGATGAATGTGCTCCTTGAAATTCATGACGAACAGGAATTGGATCGGGCATTACCAATTGAAACCGCCATAATTGGAATTAATAATCGAGACTTAAAGACATTTCAAGTCGATCTCCACACCAGTTTTCGATTGATAGAAAAGATCCCCTCGGATCGGATTGTGGTGAGCGAAAGTGGCATCAAAGATCATCATGAGGTCAAAGCATTGGAACAGGCTGGCTTCAAGGGAATTTTAGTGGGGGAGTTTCTTATGAGGCTTAATGATAAGAGACATGGTGTAGAATCCCTCCTTGGCAACACGCTTACGCAAAACAAGAAGAAAGATCATTTCGACCCGCCAGTGGCCGAAGAGAGACCTGATTAA
- a CDS encoding STAS domain-containing protein: MAVKEKIQGDVAVLQVSGKLMGGDETKEVHEKVKSLLGDGIKKIVIDVSDVKWLNSSGLGMLISCLTSVTNAEGQLKIAGATEKINSLLMITKLITVFDTYETVDRAVATFK; the protein is encoded by the coding sequence ATGGCAGTTAAAGAAAAGATCCAAGGCGATGTGGCTGTTCTTCAGGTCAGCGGGAAATTGATGGGCGGCGACGAGACCAAAGAGGTGCATGAAAAGGTGAAAAGCTTGTTAGGCGATGGGATCAAGAAAATCGTTATCGACGTTTCCGACGTCAAATGGCTCAATAGCTCGGGCCTGGGCATGTTGATCTCCTGCCTTACATCCGTGACTAACGCCGAAGGGCAATTGAAAATAGCTGGTGCAACTGAGAAAATCAATAGCCTGTTGATGATCACCAAATTGATTACGGTTTTCGATACCTACGAAACCGTGGATCGGGCAGTGGCAACGTTCAAATAA
- the trpB gene encoding tryptophan synthase subunit beta, translated as MDLFKFEHGREGYYGEFGGAFIPEILRSPIMELRQALQAAKDDPTFWSEFVALMKTYSGRPTPITYLENLTKYLGGGRIYVKREDLNHTGAHKVNNVMGQGLIAKRLGKTRIIAETGAGQHGVATATMAARFGFECVIYMGEEDVRRQRPNVFWMEQLGAQVVPVRDGSKTLKDAINEAMRDWVTNFDTTHYVLGTVCGPHPFPEMVAWFQSIIGREAREQMIQIAGELPCRVYACVGGGSNAIGIFQGFLDDPVELVAVEAGGKGLQSSKHAARLASNHGSVGVAQGYKTYFLQNEDGQMLDTYSVAAGLDYIGVSPIFSYLAQIGRVRFEAATDEEVVAAFQLVMKKEGLIPALESAHAFALALKEVPKMKPEETILINQSGRGDKDIFTVAEALSDKNWKEFIKQRAKNYES; from the coding sequence ATGGACCTATTTAAATTTGAACACGGCCGAGAAGGCTATTACGGTGAATTCGGTGGTGCGTTCATACCCGAGATTTTGCGCTCCCCCATCATGGAATTGCGCCAGGCGTTGCAAGCTGCCAAAGATGATCCAACCTTTTGGTCTGAATTTGTGGCGCTGATGAAAACGTATTCTGGTCGGCCAACACCCATTACTTACCTGGAAAATCTGACAAAGTATCTGGGTGGGGGAAGGATCTATGTGAAACGGGAGGACCTTAATCACACGGGTGCGCATAAGGTGAATAATGTGATGGGGCAGGGATTAATTGCCAAGCGTCTTGGAAAAACCAGAATAATTGCTGAGACTGGCGCCGGACAACACGGTGTTGCAACAGCAACCATGGCTGCACGGTTCGGTTTTGAATGCGTGATTTATATGGGAGAAGAAGATGTCCGTCGTCAACGCCCGAATGTTTTCTGGATGGAACAACTTGGCGCTCAAGTGGTCCCGGTGCGGGATGGCTCGAAAACCCTGAAAGATGCAATCAACGAGGCGATGCGGGACTGGGTCACCAATTTCGATACGACCCATTATGTGCTTGGCACCGTTTGTGGACCTCATCCATTTCCAGAGATGGTGGCCTGGTTCCAATCGATCATTGGTCGCGAAGCGAGAGAGCAAATGATCCAAATAGCTGGGGAGCTGCCGTGTCGCGTATATGCCTGTGTCGGTGGCGGGTCGAACGCCATCGGCATTTTTCAGGGATTTTTGGACGACCCTGTTGAACTGGTTGCTGTGGAAGCTGGAGGAAAGGGATTACAGAGTTCCAAACATGCAGCTCGCCTGGCAAGCAACCATGGCTCAGTTGGGGTAGCACAAGGCTATAAGACCTATTTTCTGCAGAATGAAGATGGTCAGATGCTCGATACCTACTCCGTGGCAGCAGGGTTGGACTACATCGGTGTCAGTCCCATCTTCAGCTATTTGGCTCAGATCGGCCGAGTTCGCTTTGAGGCTGCAACGGATGAGGAAGTTGTCGCCGCCTTCCAACTAGTCATGAAAAAAGAGGGATTGATTCCAGCGTTAGAGAGCGCCCATGCCTTTGCATTAGCTTTGAAAGAAGTACCGAAAATGAAGCCAGAAGAAACGATTTTAATCAACCAATCAGGGCGTGGGGACAAAGATATTTTCACTGTGGCAGAGGCGTTGTCTGATAAAAATTGGAAAGAATTTATTAAGCAGAGAGCAAAGAATTATGAGAGTTGA
- a CDS encoding phosphoribosylanthranilate isomerase, translated as MMKKEWIMLFVKICGITNIDDALLSAELGASAVGFVFAPSKRRISAEQARHIISHLPKDIEKVGVFVNECPTNILNLANYAGLTCVQLHGNESPMMCELLGKYLPVIKAEKITPEGQFMHNLDLSAWKILLDTHVQGIHGGSGRTFNWEALIQLNLSNIIIAGGLGPENIEALLAKVQPFGVDLSSSLEAFPGKKDPMKLQLFFYRLKRNDLLR; from the coding sequence ATGATGAAAAAGGAATGGATTATGCTTTTTGTAAAAATATGTGGCATAACCAATATTGATGATGCCCTGTTAAGTGCGGAATTGGGCGCTTCGGCGGTGGGATTCGTTTTTGCTCCCAGCAAACGCCGCATTTCCGCTGAACAAGCCAGACATATCATTTCTCACCTACCGAAGGACATCGAAAAAGTTGGTGTTTTTGTGAATGAATGCCCAACGAATATTTTAAACCTTGCTAATTACGCAGGTCTCACTTGTGTTCAACTTCATGGCAATGAGAGCCCAATGATGTGCGAATTGTTGGGAAAATATCTGCCTGTGATAAAAGCAGAGAAAATCACCCCCGAGGGCCAGTTCATGCACAATTTGGATCTTTCCGCATGGAAAATCTTATTGGACACGCATGTTCAAGGGATCCATGGTGGCAGCGGCAGGACATTCAATTGGGAAGCTTTGATCCAATTAAATCTGAGCAATATTATCATTGCTGGTGGGCTTGGGCCAGAGAACATCGAAGCGCTATTGGCCAAGGTTCAACCTTTTGGCGTGGATCTGTCCTCGAGTTTGGAGGCTTTCCCTGGGAAGAAAGATCCGATGAAATTGCAGCTCTTTTTTTATCGGTTAAAAAGAAACGATCTTTTGCGTTGA
- a CDS encoding ATP-binding protein codes for MFKKYQWNLLLIVLSVSMVGLILFDLVFYHSIKRYLFDLIFNEMRIKTELALSMFDEHRIGNLNECETACFEICYRIRRIVNARVTIIDSNGRVIADSDVAKDQVRQMDNHLSRPEIQQAKETGIGQSYRMSDTVHRKIFYTAFPIKFQGKLSGFLRLAYYDQRFEESLSNIVTLIVAANIVGLIILVLLSYFFSRVAAAPITSILKVAQKIANGDLERSFPIGRVDEIGTLSLIFNDLTDKLKNQIRQISHERSKLEDILSNLDAGIIVLDHQKHIIHANPRIFQMMKFDYASIDHKNLLEIIRDEPLIVAVDQAMKEKTKIAGEFERLVDQQKVFFSYIVTPFWLAELGDNGALVQLYDITAVKKLEAIRRDFVANASHEFKTPLTSIVGYTETLLEGAVENRSDRIRFLRRIREQAQRLEFLVSDLLKLSELEREQPLELKPTDLSAIIKDIVDDFKTSAQQKNIELTFDVPPQVRVLANEDGIRSVLNNLVDNAIKYTLPEGKIQVRVSNTGTNKIKVAVIDNGIGIDPKYHDRIFQRFYRIDKARSQALGGSGLGLAIVKHIVERHGSKIYIESALGKGSTFWFELKKVES; via the coding sequence ATGTTCAAGAAATATCAATGGAATCTGCTGCTGATTGTCCTTTCTGTCTCTATGGTCGGATTAATTTTATTTGACCTCGTTTTTTATCATAGTATCAAGCGCTATTTATTCGATCTGATTTTTAATGAGATGCGGATAAAAACAGAATTGGCGCTCAGCATGTTTGATGAGCATCGAATTGGCAATCTGAACGAATGCGAAACGGCTTGCTTTGAAATTTGTTATCGCATCAGAAGGATTGTCAATGCGCGAGTGACGATTATCGATTCCAACGGAAGGGTGATCGCTGATTCTGATGTCGCCAAGGATCAAGTTAGGCAGATGGATAATCATTTGAGCCGTCCAGAAATTCAACAAGCCAAGGAGACTGGTATTGGTCAGAGTTATCGGATGAGTGACACGGTTCATCGGAAGATTTTCTATACCGCTTTCCCGATCAAATTCCAAGGGAAACTCTCAGGTTTTTTGCGATTGGCTTATTATGATCAACGGTTTGAGGAGTCCCTTTCCAATATCGTTACGCTCATCGTTGCAGCCAATATCGTTGGTTTGATAATTTTGGTGCTGCTGTCGTATTTTTTTAGCCGGGTCGCTGCAGCACCAATTACTTCGATTTTGAAGGTTGCCCAGAAAATTGCTAATGGTGACCTAGAGAGATCGTTCCCTATTGGCAGGGTAGATGAAATAGGTACATTATCTCTGATCTTCAATGATCTTACCGATAAATTGAAAAACCAGATCCGACAAATTTCGCACGAGCGATCGAAATTGGAAGATATACTATCCAACCTTGATGCTGGGATCATTGTTCTGGATCACCAAAAACACATTATCCATGCCAATCCTCGAATTTTTCAAATGATGAAATTTGATTATGCGAGTATTGACCATAAAAATTTGCTTGAGATCATCCGAGATGAGCCACTGATCGTCGCAGTGGACCAGGCGATGAAAGAAAAAACGAAAATTGCTGGAGAGTTTGAACGTCTGGTCGATCAACAGAAGGTATTTTTTAGCTATATTGTGACTCCATTTTGGCTGGCTGAACTTGGGGATAATGGCGCGTTGGTTCAGTTGTACGATATCACAGCGGTCAAGAAATTGGAGGCAATTCGGCGAGATTTTGTAGCAAACGCCTCTCATGAGTTCAAAACGCCGCTAACTTCGATCGTGGGTTATACTGAAACTTTGCTGGAGGGGGCAGTAGAGAATCGAAGCGATCGCATCAGATTCTTAAGACGAATCAGGGAACAAGCCCAGAGATTAGAGTTTCTTGTCAGCGATTTGCTTAAACTCTCAGAGCTCGAACGCGAGCAACCTCTGGAACTGAAACCCACGGATTTGAGTGCTATTATCAAGGATATTGTGGACGATTTTAAAACATCAGCACAACAAAAAAATATCGAATTAACATTTGATGTCCCGCCGCAGGTGCGAGTGCTGGCTAATGAAGATGGCATCCGTTCCGTGCTGAACAACTTGGTTGACAATGCCATTAAATATACGCTTCCTGAAGGCAAAATACAGGTCCGGGTTTCTAATACGGGTACAAATAAAATCAAAGTAGCAGTGATCGACAATGGTATTGGCATTGATCCCAAATATCACGATCGCATCTTTCAGCGGTTCTATCGGATTGATAAAGCCAGATCCCAAGCGCTGGGTGGTTCAGGCCTGGGATTGGCGATTGTGAAACATATCGTGGAGCGACATGGTAGCAAAATCTACATTGAGAGCGCTCTGGGGAAAGGCAGCACATTCTGGTTTGAATTAAAAAAAGTTGAATCGTAA
- a CDS encoding serine/threonine-protein phosphatase yields the protein MRYRVSRLTFKSKNLDVNKKLLRISDARHNPIVHYNSPSRSCQLVELKGRALNLIKQCDYDVKEIPLQRNDLFLIYTDGVTEAINENQELFEESRLIQAVEEVASKSADAVIQNVKSSLAAFMGKAKQTDDVLVIAIKATG from the coding sequence ATACGCTATCGTGTTTCAAGACTTACATTCAAATCAAAAAATCTTGATGTCAATAAAAAACTGCTACGGATCTCCGATGCAAGACATAATCCCATCGTGCATTATAATAGCCCGAGCCGATCCTGCCAGTTGGTCGAATTGAAGGGCCGCGCCTTGAATCTGATCAAACAATGTGATTATGACGTGAAAGAGATTCCCTTGCAGCGCAACGATCTCTTTTTAATTTACACCGATGGTGTGACCGAGGCGATCAATGAAAATCAGGAGTTATTTGAAGAAAGCAGGTTGATTCAGGCTGTCGAAGAAGTAGCGTCAAAATCGGCCGATGCGGTGATTCAAAATGTAAAATCCTCATTGGCTGCTTTTATGGGCAAGGCGAAGCAGACCGATGATGTGTTGGTGATTGCCATAAAGGCAACTGGGTAA
- the trpD gene encoding anthranilate phosphoribosyltransferase has protein sequence MEFATYLEKLIRKQSLSESEAYDVMIQILSGKYSNEKIAGLLVALRAKGETSAEVSGFVKAMRELSVRVETPLPVVDTCGTGGDGAHTFNISTAAAFIAAGAGVPIAKHHNRSVSSKCGSADVLEALGIDILMPPEKVKMAIETIGIGFCFAPLFHQSMKFATVPRKELGIRTVFNMLGPLLNPCSAKRQVIGVFADDLTGFFADILKQLGSEHVFIVHGEDGLDELTLCGRTLVTELIGDRVSSQFVSPEDFGFQRARSGDLLGGNASENAVILKNLLYGEKGPKRDAAVLNAALAIVCGGLANSIHEGIQKAQESIDSGAAIEKLEQLKHFSQGGKK, from the coding sequence ATGGAATTTGCAACTTATTTAGAAAAGCTAATTAGAAAGCAGTCGCTGAGTGAATCGGAAGCTTATGATGTGATGATTCAGATATTAAGCGGCAAATATTCCAATGAAAAAATCGCAGGATTATTGGTGGCTCTCCGTGCCAAAGGCGAAACGTCTGCAGAGGTGAGTGGCTTTGTCAAAGCGATGCGTGAGTTATCTGTCCGAGTCGAGACTCCTTTGCCAGTGGTAGATACCTGTGGAACTGGAGGAGACGGAGCGCACACGTTCAATATTTCAACCGCTGCTGCTTTTATTGCTGCTGGTGCGGGTGTTCCTATTGCCAAGCACCATAATCGTTCTGTCTCCAGCAAGTGTGGGAGCGCTGATGTGTTAGAGGCGCTGGGCATTGATATTTTGATGCCTCCCGAAAAAGTAAAAATGGCTATTGAAACGATTGGGATCGGATTTTGTTTTGCGCCGCTGTTCCACCAATCGATGAAATTTGCTACTGTGCCCCGAAAAGAATTAGGGATCCGAACTGTATTTAACATGCTTGGTCCTTTATTGAATCCGTGTTCGGCAAAGCGACAGGTTATCGGCGTTTTTGCAGATGATCTGACAGGCTTTTTTGCCGATATTCTCAAGCAATTGGGAAGCGAGCATGTCTTCATCGTCCACGGCGAGGATGGTCTGGATGAATTGACTTTATGTGGCCGAACCCTGGTCACAGAGCTAATTGGCGATCGAGTATCGTCGCAATTTGTCAGCCCTGAGGATTTCGGTTTCCAACGAGCGAGATCGGGAGATCTGCTGGGAGGAAATGCATCCGAAAATGCCGTGATTTTAAAAAATCTTCTTTATGGTGAAAAAGGTCCCAAGCGCGATGCAGCGGTATTGAATGCAGCTTTAGCAATTGTCTGTGGCGGGTTAGCAAATTCAATACATGAAGGAATTCAAAAAGCGCAAGAATCCATTGATTCTGGGGCGGCCATAGAGAAATTAGAACAGCTAAAGCATTTTTCTCAAGGAGGAAAGAAATGA
- a CDS encoding DUF502 domain-containing protein yields the protein MTVPIIATFLALKFLLKAIDGLVGTLPERLFGIHIPGIGILVTILLILFMGLLASNLLGKKILQYTEKIISSIPIVNKIYNASKELMQAVTVPNRTSFKAVVMIEYPRKGIYSYGFITSTVERKNLEGSETLVNVYVPSVPVPTTGFIVAVPEKEIIRVNISIETALKLVVSGGIVSPKSITEKKKES from the coding sequence GTGACCGTCCCGATAATTGCAACTTTCCTCGCTTTAAAATTTCTCTTGAAGGCGATTGACGGATTGGTAGGGACGTTACCTGAGCGTTTATTCGGCATTCATATTCCTGGTATTGGTATTTTGGTTACGATTCTTCTCATCTTATTCATGGGACTGTTAGCGAGCAATTTGTTGGGGAAAAAAATTCTCCAGTATACCGAAAAAATAATCTCAAGCATCCCAATCGTCAATAAAATCTACAATGCATCCAAAGAACTGATGCAAGCTGTGACTGTGCCGAATCGGACATCGTTTAAAGCAGTTGTTATGATCGAATATCCGCGCAAGGGGATTTATTCCTATGGATTTATTACGAGCACTGTCGAACGAAAAAATCTTGAAGGTTCAGAGACTTTAGTCAATGTCTATGTTCCCAGCGTACCGGTCCCTACCACTGGGTTCATTGTCGCAGTACCAGAAAAGGAAATCATTAGGGTTAATATTTCAATTGAAACCGCTTTGAAGTTAGTCGTTTCCGGTGGGATTGTCTCACCAAAATCAATTACTGAAAAGAAAAAGGAGTCCTAA
- a CDS encoding protein kinase yields MVEKFGEGRMGVVYKAEELELKRIVALKFLLPKLTRGREAKDRFIQEAQSALALDHPNIRTIYKINEGWLFIAMAYYGGMRLAKKVISKQLSVNSVIDFATQIGRELAKAGINYDTTDQTFDMTETLKQYPMPLTSLKDFVRERCGKV; encoded by the coding sequence ATAGTTGAGAAATTTGGTGAAGGCAGGATGGGCGTCGTTTACAAAGCCGAGGAGCTGGAACTTAAACGAATTGTCGCTCTCAAATTTCTCCTCCCAAAATTGACTCGCGGTCGCGAGGCAAAAGATCGCTTCATTCAAGAAGCACAGAGTGCTTTAGCGCTGGATCATCCCAATATTCGCACCATTTACAAAATCAATGAGGGGTGGTTGTTTATTGCCATGGCATATTATGGAGGAATGAGGCTTGCTAAGAAAGTTATCAGCAAGCAGTTGTCGGTTAACAGCGTCATCGATTTTGCCACGCAAATTGGGAGGGAGCTGGCTAAGGCTGGGATTAATTATGACACGACGGATCAGACGTTTGACATGACCGAGACGCTCAAGCAATATCCCATGCCGCTGACGAGTCTGAAGGATTTTGTGCGGGAACGGTGTGGAAAGGTGTGA
- the trpA gene encoding tryptophan synthase subunit alpha → MRVDEYLRERLKRKRICLMTHIIVGYPSFEANLKALEIMAENDVDVVEIQMPFSEPIADGPIFVRANQMSLQRGTTVDQYFRFMEKATARFDFPLLMMGYYNPVFKMGEANFLDRLQSSGGRGFIIPDLPIEEGRNLFDRAKQKGLAAIPLMTPSSTEQRLKELGKAGSGFVYVVARKGVTGEHTKFEDDFADYVQKCRRATELPLAVGFGISQKQDLDFLVNHVEMAIIGTRILEIWENNGEEGLQAFLQEIKQYLERLC, encoded by the coding sequence ATGAGAGTTGATGAATATCTTCGGGAGCGGCTAAAACGCAAAAGAATTTGCCTAATGACACATATCATTGTTGGTTATCCATCATTCGAGGCGAACTTGAAAGCGTTGGAAATCATGGCCGAGAACGATGTGGACGTTGTGGAGATTCAAATGCCGTTTTCTGAACCGATCGCAGACGGCCCGATCTTTGTTCGTGCCAATCAGATGTCACTTCAGCGTGGGACAACGGTAGATCAATATTTCCGATTTATGGAGAAAGCAACCGCCCGGTTCGACTTCCCTCTGCTGATGATGGGATACTATAACCCTGTTTTCAAAATGGGAGAGGCAAATTTTTTAGATCGCCTTCAATCATCAGGTGGGAGAGGGTTTATCATCCCAGATTTGCCAATTGAGGAGGGTCGCAATCTATTTGATAGAGCAAAGCAAAAGGGCCTGGCAGCGATCCCCCTCATGACGCCCAGCTCCACTGAGCAGCGGCTCAAGGAGCTCGGCAAAGCTGGAAGTGGATTTGTCTATGTAGTGGCGCGGAAAGGTGTGACAGGGGAACACACCAAATTTGAAGATGATTTTGCTGATTATGTTCAGAAATGTCGCCGCGCAACAGAGCTGCCATTAGCAGTCGGATTTGGAATTTCACAGAAGCAAGACCTGGATTTTCTCGTCAATCACGTCGAAATGGCCATTATTGGAACTCGCATCTTAGAAATATGGGAAAATAATGGTGAAGAAGGCCTTCAAGCTTTTCTTCAAGAAATAAAACAATACTTGGAGCGCTTATGTTAA